The genomic DNA CTGCAGAAAAACTTGAAGTTACTGCAAATGGAGAGAACCAAAGATTTGCGCATTGTTTTTTCAGCAGTCACAGAATGACTGCATTAAACTGACAACATGAACTAACATAAACATATTCCCTAAAATCTTGttcattgctctctctgttgtgaGAAGATTTGGCATGACTGTGttcctctgtcagagacagtgtgactcTGCATTAGGGCTTTAATCAGGAACTCAAAGAAAACTGTGAGGACTCTTTTTACACATTTTGTATAAATCCTGATATAGGAGCTGtttgaataaatgtatgtgtgatgAAAATATGGACAAAAACATGAGCATCACTGTAATGACAGTTAGGTTTTCTGAAGAGTGGTGGTGACCAGACCATCTTCACTTTCAGGTCTACttatatatattaaaatggAACTAATCAAACTAAGCGAAAAATTGAGTTTAATATTAGCAACTTTAGAACTACTTTCATGATATTTCTATGGGAAATTTTCTTACAGTGAGGCCTTGTACACTGTCACAAAAGATTGGAGATTGGATGCAGACAATCTTTATTGCAGTCCCAATTGCTTTCCTAATTGTAGCCAAGCAACAGGCAGGGTCTGATACACAATAACCTGGTTACTGGGGGCTAGGCAAGGTCAAAGTCAAAACAAGTTGAGGTCAGCACACTGAACatcaaaagagagaacagggaagAGGGCTTAATAAATGGAACAGGGCTAACCAGGAAAAAGACCAACAAGGAACAAggttaacactagaagcgccacgccggtttgacctacttataccttgaagtgccgagtgccggtcatttgaccgctgtgactacctacttggagcgccgtgctggttttacctacttaaagcgcggctaggcggtcaaaagaccgccgagtcattagacaaggacactgttactgacacataatgatcgctagatgccGCTTCTTGCatgaagcaaatagtttgctttcaagatcaactcgcgttcagccaatgtatcattcatttcagtgttagcagtcaaTTATTacttcattagaacgtttgttgtccagcccttccatcattcaacataatgttttgattatttatttgtggcaaccgtgttttcaaaggcataaattccagAGGAAGTTTTGATCAAATTCGATTaaaaaaccatctgaacaagactagttcagtagttcaggcaactttttcatagtatttgttttttaacatttaatcttctaccttgtagaattagtttattatacgggatgtcacacacgttgcgagttagactgcggttggtctgtaaatgcgtagcccgactgtatcaacattcagttgtcgactgacaatgatcacgtcgctgcccctagtgattaatttattgtaagggcacggtgcAGGTAGttcaaaaatcagagacaattgtgattgtaaattaactgttatagggagcgattacagatttgaacattctaattgttgggcgacatgtcgggtgacggagtaacctataaactggactctatgcttactcaatagaacaacctattGGAGTGACAAGACAGGcggtaattggttgagaattacaatgcgtgtaaatcaaaacttgtgaaagtttagagtgtgagactggaggagtggaggtggtgctggaggagtagactaaagtgtttcagttccgaactcgtctgtctccatGAAATTATCGCTtgtaccacataataagcccgccgagcatatcaagctttacacttgcattttaataaattaattatctaccacaactaacagatcattctatgccatgatagaagcaaacactacgacttttcaaggcattcagtgggctatgagaagcctaacacctagcctgccaagtaacctacgagtaacacctcccaaccccctcccaataaagtgccatagtctattgttactAGAATGTCTATTGtcactagaatgatttggccaaaactagttcataccacgagtagcctaccaccgtctatcatgagtctcagctaaatctaattccacacatgtaatagaaaatgtaggcaccgcttggaaatgaataaaaccGCATCATGAATCACTTtgtcaaccaactcagaagttcccctccacgtagaccaaaagattgtttgccagtgctaACGAGGTGAgcaaattttcggcctactgccggcctactgtcatctttccctagatagagaattgcgttcagcatgtattttgtttcaacgtcagcggccacccagaatttaatagcaaattagtttaacaGAGCGACAAGGAAAACTAGGAAATGAGGACCTGCTCAGTACTGATAACAAGTGTAAGACTTCGCCCACAAAGCAACAAGTAAGGAAAACACAGTggtatatatacaaatacacaatgaAGGAATCAACTGGCGACAAGTGCTAGCAATTATTAGCTAGCAAGCTAACATCCAACTCAGCTAGGGTTGCCACCCGTCCCTTATAGTATGGGATTGTCCTGCATTGGAAAATAAAACGCTGCGTCCCGTGTTTTCATATACATCGTTTCATATATACAGGTCTTGAAAAAAGTGCTGAGAAAAACATAAcatcaagtaaaatcaaaccagttaCACAAGTGGAAAGGGGAAGTTTAGTTTCGGTGGTGAGCTACAGACCAACAAGCTCTGCGTGCTGTGTTAGATTGCACGTCAGCGTCATTGTGTCCATTAGGTGTAACTCAGTGGTTGTCTTGTagcttacaattaaaaatagcaccctcagttgctgtatttttcctttccttATTATTTCAATGATGCCTCAAGTCCCCTGGTGAAACGTAAGAGGCTGTCATGATATTGGGCTGAATGATCAGTGGCTCAGCCCTTTCCCTGGTGACAAATACAAggcaaactgtacagtttgcTATCGAGCTTTTTCGGTCACCCATGGAGGGGTGTCTGACCTTAAAGAGCACACTGCAGGTGCTACCCATGTGTCACAGAATCACTAAatggcaggacgcaagtgcggaGTGGCAGAGTTTATTAACAAACTTAgggcaaaaaacacaaaccagaacaGGTGAAAGTAGTAAAGAAAACACGGTAgtgaaataagtaaataacaaaacttcgtgtagcaaacaaacaagacagaatTTGAGATTGAAACAAACACACGTATAGCATGTGTAGACTATTAAACAGAGGGCTATTAAACAGATAGGTTTAAGTAggggagtgaatgagtgcaagaaagtgaagacaggtgcgggagatgagtgaacagaccggtgattagaaaaccggcgacACTGATGGCTGAATGGCTGAGATGTAGAGATGAATGGCTGAATGGTAGAATCACTCAGTTCCTTTTACCTTCCCCAGAGGCAGACATGGTGTATTGTCTAATTAATTGTATATTGCCAACTGTAGCCTATATTACGTTAGCCTATATTGCACAGTAAGCCATACAAATAGATAGGCAGGCATCAATGCAAATTATCCTGATATTCCGTCTATTCTTTTAGATTTTGGACTGAAGGTTAAGATAGTTATTTATCTTATAATTCATGAATATGATACgttatataaatatgacaatgtaaAACACCTAAATTAATAACCCCATAAGTCTATCCGGTATAAGCCATAAacataatacacttttaaaaaatgtttttcttttctatcttaggaaaaaaaggatcacaatatccttttgtatttaacagCCTAATCCATATACATTTTCAATCCAATTAATTATACCTCCTCTACAGATAACAGCTGCAGTGTTGACACATGTatatcacactgtcacactatTAAACAAAACCTGAGCTAGGATTTGCCAGAGGGAGGGCTCTTGGgcacattttaaatgatatgaTTTTCCTTAAAGAAGTGACTGATATTTATcattctctcaggtgtgagtgGATTTAACAGCACTGTGTTCTCCATTGATGGAGAGAACATCACTTTGCCATGTAAAAATGTGGTTTATCAGGACTGCTCCTCAACTACATGGATCTATAATAATGAAAATCATGATAATGTTATTGAACTGGTTGGTCACGGGAaggtcaaaacagaaaagaaaaacaggactaGCAGACTGAGTGTGGGGTCAAACTGCTCTCTCAACATCCATAAAGTCAAAGCTAAAGATGCTGGAAACTACACCTGTCAACAGTTTCTACATGAAGGTGGAGATAAAACTGGAGTGGATTACTCTGTTCACCTGACTGTTCTCAAGAGTGAGTATTTCTCTATGAATTATGAGAACACTACGCTTACAGTGTCATTTAGAAATCAGAGATTATTAGAAAAGTGCTCTACACAAGTCATCATAATACAGTACATAAAGGCTTCATAATATCTTCAtacaacacagaaataacatCTGTCTCGTATGTTGTTTTACTATTAAAAAATGTCAAGTCTCACAGTAATGATTTATTCAGattcacacatgaaaacacgAAAAATGTGGAACAATGCAttgtcatcttcctcttctctgcTGTAGTCCACCCATCCCTCAAACAGACTGAGATACAGTCTGCCAGAACTGTGACTCTCTACTGCTCCCTGCactcacagtacacacagtgtGATGATCTAGTCAGGACTGAAAGACTGAGACTGAGCTGGGTGAATGAGACAGGTGCTGATCTACAGAACACCCCCACAGTCACAATCTCACACTTGTCTGAGTGTAACATCAGTCTGACTGTGGAGCTCCAGGACCAAGACAataagagagagtggagatgccAGCTGACTAAGGGAAAGGAGATACAGACCTCAGTCTGCCTGGGCACCGGATGGACAGGTAGGATGTTAATGTAGTcattattttacacacaaatacacacacacacacacacagatgtagacAAGTACGCACACAACACGTCACAACAGTAAAAATGTATTGTACTATTTAATGCACTGTGCACTGAACTTTATTTTCCTCATGCATATATCTAAAGATGGGAAGGGACTGACCAGGAAGTGtcacagaaaacatacaaaaactTCTGCTCGTCCAAAAAAGACAAGTATGTTGACATTtctgttcattattttcatatatGCTCACTTAACTCATttgaaacagtttttgttttgtagcatGTGCAATAGGTCCTACAGTAATACATTCATGTGTTTTCCCTGTGTGGTTTGCAAAGTCTCTCACTACCCTGTGTGTACTGAACTTTAACTCTGATTAGTGTTAAACACATATACAAGACCTTCATGGTAGATTCAGCTGAAACAAACATGACtgattcaaataaacacagaaactccagagactcacactctctcagtgttaATTTTACTCTGTCTTCAGTGAATTGCTCTGGATGCCTATTATACTACATAAGAATAGTACTTTACTAGTTGTTATAATCAAAGGATTATATGTTTGGTCATGTAGAATTGCTCATAAATAGATTGTATGCTCATAAAATGAATCCATTTTGTGAATTATTGTCAGTGTTAGAGTCTCTAGATATAATTCCTTTTCATAAAAAATCAGCTGTCAACCAGATTGGCAAATAAATTACAAagtaatttttctttctttacataCACAACAAATCATGTAAGTGCTGCTGTAGGTTAATCCCCAACATCACCCATTGCACGTATGAAAACCATTTCTTTATCATCACTACTCAGACACTACCTGAGTTATGCGAAAAATACACAACTTATTACAAGTGATATTTTGTTGATAAGAGGGAAACTAAGATCCAGTCAGTAACTATTTTATTAGTTGAAAGATTTGTTTTCTGAAGACTGTTCTGAGCTCCAAATTGACCAGAACAATTTTTGGATCAAGTAATGATCAgattccaaatgtttttttttttcaacattatctGTACCcaatttacttctttttttaaattttattttgcacATGGAACACAATCTAAATTAAttttgggggagggagggaattCACAACATCATCTCAAACATGGTTTATAACATCTCTAGGTCCTTCAGCTAAAGCATCATCAACAGTCACTCTGGGTATGTaataaaaaaatccaatatttgtataatgtttctattttttgaTAAATATAAAACAGTCAGAGCTGTGGGGCTTATTAgctttttaagagaaaaaaattcaatgcTGAATTATAGCTTTGACTCAGATAAAGGGGAGAGTAAGATTCAGTCATTAACAGTGTGATTAGTGTCTAAAACTTATACAAGACCTTCACAGTAGAttcaactgaaacaaacaggaaTGATTTAAGTAAAAgcagaaactcacacactctcagtgttaatttGATTCTGACATCAGTGAATTTGCTCTAAACCACCCCTCCATCTCATCGATGAGCACTGTTTCACTATGTTTTGTAACTAAACTAATGCATAGGTGTAACACTATTCATTATGAGAGAGTAATACTGATTGGTAATTTTTTCACATGAATGGATTATGTTGTTGATTTCCTGCTATGGGGAAATTCACAATATAATCCATTCACAGCACAATGTGATACATCTTCAATGAGCCTATCAACATCAGACTATACACATATGCTAAACATTTCTTTCAACATCTAAATTATTTACCTGATTTGGCAAAGTTCTTGGCATAGAATGGCCTATGCAAGTGAATTTACATTGTagggacacacaaacaaaaatctttttctgtACTGTTTCATCTTGATGATTATCCTCATtcctgttgttgctgctgctgctgttgttgttgttgctgttgttgttggtcttcttcttgttctttattttcttcttcttcttcttacctctctctctctcgctctctctctctctctctctctctctctctctctctctcgcgcaccAGATCCTTTGGTCACTGGTCTGGCTGCTGGAATGGGTTTCctggtttttgttgttctccTGTTGGTTTataagagaagacaaagtaCGTTTTCTGACCAATGACCAATTCTACAATATTTATTGTTCGGGGCGAACACTTGCCTCCATTTTTGCATGGCAGGGAAATTCCAAAGTGTTTATTTTACACAGCACAATCTAATAAGTTAACAAAAGTGTGTACATAACAATAACTCTGTAAAAGTCAGCTGATGTATTGATATTTAGCCTTTTGTTTACACATTCTTCTCATGTGAATAGAGGATACTGTGACATCAGTTAAACTCTGACTGAGAATTTTGCTGAATTAAATTTCAGAAATTTGGAGGTGGACTCAAAAATCCAGAGTgagttatttcatttcattgtttatACAGAGCGTATCTGTAGACAGGCATTGTAATATAGCACTGATTACAGTTATAAAATAATTATGCACAGACAGTATCTCTGTGACAATATAATATTACTCAATTTGACAATGATTTGTTTTAAGGGTCAGAATGAGGACACGGTGACATATGACACAGTGAATCATTCAGTCCAGTTGTCTTCCAGTGATGttaatgtgagtgaatgaaatgaGACTGACTGTAATTCTGTTACATACAGcttttaatattaatgttaCTCCAATAAACTGCATTAAGGGTTGGTGAGGGATCAATATCGATTTCCAATCCAGACATTTCATATTACTTCTGAGACATAAAACAACCTGGGCAATTTATCATTTCAAGCAAATATAGtcacaaaactaaaactgtgtatttaaaaaatgaatgttgaGACAATAAGTGTCACAAAAATCAGGCAAAAAAGTAACAACATGAAGAggtacattttttattttattttttcatgagGAAATCAGTtcccactttttctttttttgtacaggAACAGAGACCTGACAATGTTACCTATGCTGAGGTTACTGTCATCAGCAGTGCATCTTCATCCTCTAAAAAGAATGTGAGTGAATATCTTAGTATTTtataatgttttctttaaagtgAGTAATTTCATAACTTTTGTGATCTTGTAACCAGACTGCAGATACAGTGACCTATGCTACAGTGGCCTCCACTGGACTACAGCAGCAGGACAGAGGATCAGCTGACCCCAGTAACCTTTATGCTACAGTTAATAAACAAAGATAAACATCAAGagaatttaaatataaattaaattaaattaaaatttaaatataaatacttAAATCACCACATGCTTTTGTGAGATTACCACAAAGACCACAGTTGTATGACTGTGCAGCTTCAAAGACTGCAATCATACTGGAAACTTATCAAACAATCCCTTTATTAACAGCTGTGTATAGCATAACCATCAAGACATGTTGTAACTTTCCTAGTTTCTATCAAGCTGTCAAGCTAAAACAAAATTCTCTCTTGGAACATTTCATATTCTTGACCTATTTGCTGTCTGTTCATTACAAAAAGTTAAGGGTGAATGCAATGTTGCCATAGTAATAGATCTTCACGCTTTTTCTTTACATTAGTCAATTAAAACTGTTGTCCACTAACAAAAAGGgataaacaagaaaaagaaaagaaaagaaaaaagaaaaactacagaTCTGGGTGAGACTTACAATGAAGACAGACATTCTTTCATTCCTGTTGTGTGATTTTCTTCCATATGCTAGTCTTTCTTTAGAGCCATGATACAGTTCAAATGTTATCAAGGGGCCTTCGTGTTTTTAAAGTGTCTCTGATATGAGCATAACCATAACTTGAATATtaagtcatacacacacaaattgtaaaggattaaaaataaaagatggTATTTACAGAACAGTACTTACAGCACATAATGTCTTTAAAATTCTACATATTTTTGCCTCTCCCTCATGATGTTGccctgtgtgtattgtgtgtactAAATAATCAAAATATATGAATGATTAATAATGACTACTGTGGGAAACCATTACAGGACTAAAATGCCTGGCTCATAGACTACTGGgcgtgttgggtttttttctttaaagtagACTGACTGAAGAACTCTGTGAAGTCCTTGTCATTTCCTTGGTGTTCTCGTTTTTCCTTGTTCTCTCATCTCCCTCACCAGCTGTAAGATTAGTGTCAGTAACAGGCAGAGACTCATCAGAGACATTTCTCTCAGCTTCACGTTTAGAGACATGTGGCAGTTAAAAAGtcttttcaaatatttctcCATTCTTTTGTACTTTGGAGGCACTAGATACAACATGTTGTGCTTGGATGGCTTAACAAAATGAATAGCATAACAAAAACTTATAAACTTCACATTTCTTCTAATGATTGTAAGTACAAGTTCATCAACAGGATGTGATATCAAAGGCACATGATATGAAATGCtaaaaaaagtacattaagtAAATCAACCAGTCAATCAGTATAACTTCTTGactgttactgttcattacTGTTACTTTGCTGGTGCCCTCTAGAGCTGTGACTGGTGTCTTAGgctgcagcctgtgtgtgtgtgtgtgtgtgtgtgtgtgtgtgtgtgtgagtgtgtgtgtgtgtgttagtaactAATGAAGTCTTACTAGAGGGCATCAATAACCTTGGTGTACAGatgaaagcttaaaaaaaaaatctaaaagacTGACACTACACCTGCTATAGCTGCATATATAAGGTGAAACAGATCTGACACTTCCATGAAAATCAGTCAGAAATATTAGCATTATTGTTTGTGAGGaactttgttatttttcattaaaaaaaacccaagtccCTTGGGTTTACTGTCATgtccaccacactgtacaaacagaattctgggatcatgttttagggtttgtaCACTTGGTATCTATAGCAATAGCCACTCAACAACATGGGAACACATGGTCGAAGAAAAAAGTGACCTCCATAGGgggtaataaaaagaggaaaaatcatggtaaatatgaattaaattgagagtatgtttgttgggtgtcatttccaaacagctcacACTTCATATAAATGTACAAACAACGGGACCAATTTAACTTAACATTGTGTATTTGTCAGTATatctgccaggattggggaatctggccgccatgctggccatcctgtgtattgtcgagttgtgcttttgtttgttttggttttgccatgtgcttctgtttgtccctgtgtctcctgtccccgccccccacctgatccctattattacctggtttgtctcctccaatagtctgtctctgctgttcattgttctgtgtatttaagtcctgtgtttgtacctgttctttgtcagattgtgaccttttgttctctctgccagtctgtgtggttGCCTCCTGTGATCTGTAgttttgaccgtgtttacctggacctgtttttgctttacgtttTGAATTTGGTTGCC from Chanos chanos chromosome 8, fChaCha1.1, whole genome shotgun sequence includes the following:
- the LOC115818408 gene encoding uncharacterized protein LOC115818408 yields the protein MEGCLTLKSTLQVLPMCHRITKWQDASVSGFNSTVFSIDGENITLPCKNVVYQDCSSTTWIYNNENHDNVIELVGHGKVKTEKKNRTSRLSVGSNCSLNIHKVKAKDAGNYTCQQFLHEGGDKTGVDYSVHLTVLKIHPSLKQTEIQSARTVTLYCSLHSQYTQCDDLVRTERLRLSWVNETGADLQNTPTVTISHLSECNISLTVELQDQDNKREWRCQLTKGKEIQTSVCLGTGWTGRMLM